AGGTAATGCCGGAAGCACCCCCGGTGCCCATAGCGAGCGCAGCTACCCTGGTCGCGCGGCCCGCGCCAAAGCCGACTGCCCCTGTGCCGACCGGCTCCCATCAGCAGCTCCTGCATATGTTGCGCAATCGAACGGACCTGCGGACGGCGTTCGTGTTATCGGAAATCCTGGCGCCGCCGGTGGCGTTGCGGGAGGATCGGCCGCGGTGAACTTTTGCCGCGATCTGTTCGGCCATGAGACACCGGACTATGGGGGACGGGCCTCCGGCCTGTCTGATGACCGACCAGAGGTCGGTCCCCCAGAACCAATATGCGGCGTACTCCCCGTTGCCAGCCACCTGACCCAATCTTTCGGTTTGCGCCGTACGCCGTCGCGGATAAACTAGGGGTCTTTTGAAGCTCAACCCGATGCACCCGCGCCGAGCCGCGAGAGTTTCGGCGTGGGCGGTGTCGTATTCACGCGCCGCGTGAATCCGTGCCCGCGGCGCCAGGGAGCACGTATGAGTACCGGCGGCAGTTACGATCCGCATGCGGTCGAGAGCGAGATCTACGAGTTCTGGGAGGCGGGCAACTACTTCCACGCCCGCGTCAATCCGGACAAGCGGCCGTTTGTCATCGACATCCCCCTGCCGAACGTCACCGGCGCGCTGCACCTCGGCCACGCGCTGAACAACACGCTGCAGGACATCCTCACGCGGCACGCGCGCATGCGCGGCTACGAGGCCCTGTGGATGCCCGGCATGGACCACGCCGGCATCGCGACGCAGGCGGTCGTGGAACGTCGGCTGAAGGAGGAGCAGAACCTGACGCGGCACGACCTCGGCCGCGAGGGGCTGGTCAAGAAGATCTGGGAGTGGAAAGAGCAGTACGGCGAGCGCATTCTCTCGCAGCTCCGCGGGATGGGCTTTTCGTGCGACTGGGAACGCACGCGCTTCACGCTCGATGAAGTCTGCGCGCGGGCCGTGTACGAGGTGTTCTTCCGCTGGTTCAAGGACGGGCTCATCTACCGCGGCACGCGGCTCGTGAACTGGGACGCCTTTCTGCAGACCGCCGTCGCGGACGACGAGATCGTGCATGAGACGGTAAAGGGGCATCTGTGGCACTACCGCTACCCGATCCTCCCGGCATCCGTAGCGGCCGACCCCCGAGTCGGCCGTAGTCTGCCGGAAGACGTCGCTCGCACCGCGCTAGCCCAAGCCGTCGTGCCGAATGCCAGGCTGGGCGTGGATTACCTTACGATCGCGACCACGCGGCCGGAGACTATGCTCGGTGATACCGCGCTGGCGGTGCATCCGGACGATGAACGCTATCAGCACCTGATCGGGCGGTACTGCTTGCTGCCACTCGTGAATCGGGCGATTCCGATCATCGCCGACGACATTCTCGTCAAGAAAGAGTTCGGCACCGGCTGCGTGAAGGTCACGCCCGGGCACGATCCGAACGACTACGCGTTCGGGCAACGGCATCCCGAGGCGGCGGCGATCAACATCCTTACGCCGGACGGGAAGATCAATCAGAACGGCGGGAGCTACAAGGGTCTGGATCGCTACGACGCGCGGAAGAAGGTCGTGGCGGATCTCGAGGCACTCGGGCTGATGGAGAAGATCGAGCCGTATGTGACGGAGGTCGGCCACAGCGATCGCAGCAAGACGCCGATCGAGCCGATGCTGAGCGAGCAGTGGTTCGTGAAGATGGGCGACCTGGCCGAGATGGCGATGGAAGCGGTGCGCGACGGCCGCGTGCAGTTCTTCCCCGCGCGCTACGCGCAGATGTATCTCGACTGGCTCGGTGAAAAGCGCGACTGGTGCATCAGCCGGCAGCTCTGGTGGGGGCACCGGATACCGGTGTGGACGTTGCGTGGTACGGCCGTCGACACGTTCCTCAAGCGCTGCGACCGCCACGAACTTACCGAGCAACTGAACCGATACATTGCTGGGGGGCTGTTGGCACACCAAGTACTGACAGAGCGGGGAATCACGCCCCACGCCGGGGTATTCGAAATTCACTCGGCCCGAATACACAGCTATTTCTGTCCAGCACCCCATTTCATCGCAGAATTCGAGACGTTCGCGCAGTCGATCGGAATGGAACGTGACCCGGACGTCCTCGACACCTGGTTCAGCTCGGCGTTGTGGCCATTCAGCACGCTGGGGTGGCCGCATGACGACAGGGATCAAGGGAACGAGGGATCAAGGGATCAAGGAGGACCTGCGCCGGGCGCGGGCCTCGATCCCTCGATCCCTCGCTCCCCCGCTCCCTCCCGCGCCGACTTCGACTACTTCTTCCCCACCAACACGCTGGTCACCGGGCGCGGGATCATCACGCTGTGGGTCGCGCGCATGGTCATCACGTCCCTCTACTTCACCAAGCGCGTCCCGTTCCAGCACGTCCACATCCACCCGATCATCCAGGATGGCCAGGGCCGGACGATGAGCAAATCGCTCGGCAACGGCGTCGATCCGCTCGACATTATCGCGCTTTACGGCACCGACGCCCTCCGCTTCACCATGGCCCAGATGGACACCGAGACGCAGGACGTCCGCATGCCCGTCAAGCCGGTGAAGCTGCCCGACGGCCGGCAGGTCAACAGCAGCGAGAAATTCGAGCTCGGCCGCAACTTCTGCAACAAGATCTGGCAGGCGGCGACGGGGTTTGTATTTCCGAACATAGAAGGGATCAAGGGATCGAGGGATCAAGGGAACAAGGGTGCCACTGCTCTTGAGCAGTGCTCCGGTGCCGCAGATGGAAACGGCTGGCCGCGGCCGCTGCGGCCCGATGAGCTCGCCATCGAAGACCGCTGGATTCTCTCGCGGCTCGGCGGGTGCATCGCCGAGGTCGATCGCCGGCTGGCTCGCTACCAGATCAGCGAGGTCGCCAACACGCTGTACTCGTTCTTCTGGAGCGATTTCTGCGACTGGTACGTCGAGCTCGTCAAGCCGCGCCTGTTCGGCAAGGACGACGCCGGCGTCGTGCAGGTCCACACGGACGATTCCGCCAACGCCGCGCGGCAGGTCCTGACCTGCGTGCTCGACCGGGCCCTGCGCCTGCTGCACCCGATCGTTCCGTTCCTCACCGAAGCACTCTGGCAGCAGCTCAACGAGCGCGCCCCGCAGCGCGGCGTAACTGAAATCCGCCCCGGCGAGCCCGCTTTGATCAAGGCCGCGTGGCCGGATGCGTCCGCTTTTCGCCGCGAGCCCGAAGTCGAACGCGAGATGGAGGCATTGCAGGACATCATCCGCGCCCTGCGCGACACGCTCGCCCGCATCAACACGAGCCGCGCCGCCGCGAAGACGCCTGCAATCGGCAAGATTCCGCACGCCGTTCTGCGGACCGATCCGGCGATATCCGAGGGTCTGCGCGACCAGATCGCGGTGATCCGCCGGCTGGGCCGCTGCGAGCAGTTGGAAATCGGCGCGGACGTGACGAAGCCGCCGGAGTCGGCGACGCAGGTGCTCCGCGGCGTCGAGGTTTACGTGCCGCTGCGCGGGCTGATGGACCTGGACGCCGAGCGCCGACGGCTGCAGAAGGACCTCGACGAGCTGCGCGGACACAGCGAGCGACTGGCCGGCAAGCTGTCGAATGAGGGTTTCGTCGCCAAGGCCCCGGCGGCGGTCGTCGAGCAGGAGCGGGCGCGGCTGGCGGAGATGAAGGATCGGCTGGCGTCGATCGAGCGAAATCTGGCGGATTTGCAGTGATGCGGTGCGCAGCCGCCGGCGTGTGAGTGCTCGTCGCACGCTGGGGCAAGACGGCGCGGCGCGCCGCGGGACAGGACGGCGTAACGCACGGCGGTGCGGGACGGCGTGACGCCCGCCGGGGCGGGGCGACGCCCGGCGCCGCGGTCGTCAGCCCGCCGCGCGATATCGGTCCGGGCCCGCCGGCGACCTCGTCAGGTCGCTGTTCGTGGAGGACTCGCGGACCTTGCGTCGAGGCCGGAATCTGGTAGGATGAGAAGTCCGTCCGTAAGGGCGGGACGAGACGGAGTGTAGCTCAGCCTGGCTAGAGCGCTTGGTTCGGGACCAAGAGGTCGCAGGTTCAAATCCTGTCACTCCGATCACGTAAGTGTAGCCGAACGCATGACTTAGCGTACCCGCCCGGCGTAGGGCGGTGCGGCCCCAAGAGGAAGGCACCCGGTAATTACCGGCTGACGCCCCCGGAGGTCGCACGCTGCCCCGCCGAACCCCCAGAAAGCACACCCCTGAAGCGCCCCCCTTCGTACCTCCAAATGCGGGTGATACAGACCGGTCCCCAGGAAGCCCTCGGAAGCCACGAGGCCATCATAGAATCGCGCGCGCCGAGCTTCTACCGCTCGTGACGCGGACTTGGCAACACGGGTGGATTCGATGCGCGCATTGGATGGTGATCGCCCAGGAGCTGTCGGTGCAGGCCGGTCTGACGCTGATCGAGAACGCGCGGCTGTTCGCACTCCTCGGCCTGACCGCCGGTGATGCGTCGATCCTGTGTTGGGACAACAAGTACCACTTCAGCCACTGGCGACCGGTAACCGCGATTCGCAGCGCGGACCTGGATGGCAACCCGGCGACGCAGCCGAACCCAGACTGGACGCCGCTGGTCACGACGCCCCCGTTTCCGACGCATACCAGCCGCCACAGCACGTTCAGCAGCGCGTGCGCAACGAGCCCCGCGGATTTTTCGGTCGGGACAACATTGCGTTCACCACAGCGTCCGAGAGCCTGCCGGGCGTATGGTGCAGCTTCACGTCGTTGTCGGAAGCGGCCGAAGAGGCGGGTCGAAGCCGCGTTTACGGCGGGATTCACTGGCAGTACGACAACGTGGCCGCGGCCGGACTGGCGCTGGGGCAGTGGGTGTTCGCCAACTTCCTGCGACCGACGGCGGTTCACCAGCCAGAGCTTCCGCCGCAACCACTGCCCCTCGGCGTCAGACGCGGCCACGACGCGCTCGCGGAGTGATGCGTCCCTACTGGTACAACTTGGGGCCCTGGCGCCAATCATGGTCCTTCTCGTGGCCCCACTCCAGCACCCGTGGCCGCCGTTCGCGGAGCCGCACGGATTCGATGCCGAGGTAGTAGCCTGTGGACACGTTGTGCTTGCCGACACACTCAAGCCGCAGCACGTACTCGCCGGGGTCAGGCCAGAAATCCAGCAGGTGGTATTCCCAGTTGTCGGTGTCGGCCTTGTAGAAGTCCAGGGGGCCGCCGAGCTTGACGCCGTTGAGCGTGGCCTGGTATTGGCCGAAGTCATTGCTGCGGGTCATGTTCAAGAGCAGGCGAAACGGGGCCTTCTCCTCGACGGTGAACGGTATCTCGATCCACGCGTTTGCGACCTGGGACGGCCTGTAAAGCACCTGGCCCTTGGTGTAACCCAGCAGTTGCTGAACCTCGGTCACGCCGTCGCCGTGGCGCACACCGCCGGGGACATCGGCGGCGTAGAAGATCGTGTCCAGGTTGGGCAAGGTGCGGTCACGGGCGTGCGGGGCGCGGGCCGCGAACGTCGGCTCACCCTGCTGGTACCAGAAGGCGACGCTGGAATAGTCGTCCTGCCGCTCGTTCCAGCTGTGGGTCTTGTACTCCGGGTTCTCGTCGGGCGAAATCCAGCCGTAATGTTCGATCGTGACTTTGATGCCGGTGTTGAACACCAGCGGGTCGTGAATGTGCCAGCGATAGGCGCAGGTGCGGCTGCCGACCACGCCCCACTGGTCGAAATACGGCGTTCCGAAGTACGGCGTGCTGGTCGTCTGCAGGCCCCAGGCCGAGAGGAAGTAGTCCTCGGTCCCCGTGCCCCAGATGGAGGCTTTCGACTCGCCGTCGATATAGATCTTCTCATCCCCCTCGCCAAACCACGACGGGCTGCGCGTGCGGACGCTGAGCACGGTGCCGACGTAGTGGCCCTTGCCCTGTGTCTCGAGGATCAGGTAGTCGCGCCCGCCGACCACCGGGTATTCCTGCCGGTACTGCGCGTAGAAATAGGGCGTGTCATCGGGCAGTGTGTTCAGCTTGATCCAGTCGATGTTGTAGTACAGCAGGCTGATCGGCTTCTCGCTCTCATTCACGATTTCGATGCGGATCGATTTGCGAAACGGCATGCGCCAGAAGCAGTTGTACGAGTCGGCGTCCTCGACGACTACGGGCACGCTAATGACCGCGCGGCGCTGGCCAAATCCGTTGGCGAAGAAGTCACCGACCGGGGCCTCGACGCCGGGGCGCTCGCGCCCGTCGTAGTAGATGCGAAGCAGCATTTCCTGGTGGTTCGCGGATCCGTTCTTTGCCCAGTCCTGGGGCTCCGGGCCGAGGAACGTCATCCAGATGTGCGTGATGACCCCGGGGCCCTGCTCGTCGAGCAGGACCTTGGTCACGCCGGGCGGCACACTCTGGTTGTCCGAATTGCTGTCGGGATCAAGTTCGCCGTGCGGATCATACTTGCCGTCGGGTCCGCGGCGATGCGACGACGTGGCGCGCCTGCTGCGGCCTTCCTGCGGGCGGGCGAGATCGTCGAGGTCGCCGGCAGGCGCGAAGGCGCCCGCCAGCCAGAGCAACCCTAGCAGCACGGTTGCAGAACCTGTTCCCCGCACGCGGGGCTGCGGCCTGTGGGACGGCGTGCGATCATGAAGCGGGTACGCGCTGATCATCGCGGGTGGCTCCTCTGGGTTCCGGGTGGTTGTGGCGACAGAAGTCGCGCGCAGCATAGCGCCGCACCTGCTGGGCCTCAAGGACACTGACGCGCGGCAAAACGCCCACGACACCGGCGTCTGGCGGCGGAAGGTGCACGCGAAGCATGGTTTCGGTGAGACGCAGCCGCCGGATACGGCAAGTCGCTTGTCCGCCTGCGTACAGGAACTCCCAAATCCGCTTGACGTCCGCAGATTCCGTGCTATATTAGGTTTTTGTTAGCATGCAGTCCCCGGGGCCGGATGAGGGCAGTACCCAACTGGCAGCGCGCGGCCCGCCGGTCCCCTGGACGTTGCCGGGGACGAGCTTCGCCTTGCGCGTACGGGGAATGGTACATGGCAGACGGAGTGCATGAACGAGTGGCCCGGCCAAGCGCACCGCGGACGGCCGGTTCGACGGCCAACCCGGCCCCGGCCCTGACCCCAGCCGTCATCCAGCGCGGGTCGGCCGAATCACGTGCCCGCGCTGCTCCCACCGGCCACGGCGCTTCGGCCGGGTTCGCAGCCAATCGCGCGACGCCGCGTGGCGAGCCGGCTCCAGCGGCGGCTTCCGCCCAGGCGCGCGACGTATTGAAACGCGTCTTCGGTTTCGACCAGTTCCGCAATGGCCAGGAAGCCGTCGTCACGCGGCTGTGCGCCGGCGACAACGTGCTGGCGGTCTTTCCCACCGGCGGCGGCAAGAGCCTCTGCTACGAGTTGCCCGCCCTGCTGCTGGACGGGCTCACGGTGGTCATCTCGCCGCTGATCGCCTTGATGAAAGACCAAGTGGAGTTCCTGACGGCCCACGCGGTGCCAGCGGCCCGGCTCGATTCGAGCCTGAACCACGAGGCGGCGCGCGCCGTGTACAGCGACCTGGGCGCCGGTCGGCTGAAACTCCTGTACGTTTCGCCGGAGCGTTTCGGCAGCGAGCGCTTCGTGCACCTGCTGCAGCGGCGTCGCATCGCGCTGCTCGCGATCGACGAGGCGCACTGCATCAGCGAGTGGGGCCACAACTTCCGTCCCGACTATCTGAAGCTGGCCCGCCTGGCAAAGGAGCTCCGGGTTGCGCGCGTTCTCGCGCTGACGGCAACCGCGACACCCGTGGTCGCCGCCGACATCGCCCGTGAGTTCGGCATTGCGGCCGAGAACATCGTCCATACCGGCTTCTACCGACCGAATCTGCGGCTCCGCGTGACGCCGTGCGCGGCCGAGGAGCGCCCGCAGTTGCTCCTGGCGCGGCTGCGCGCGCAGCCGCCCGGGCCGACCATCGTCTACGTCACGCTGCAGCGCACGGCGGAGGAAGTCGCGCAGCGCCTGTCCGCGGCGGGGTTCACCGCGCGAGCGTATCACGCGGGGATGGAGGCCGATGCGCGCCACGCGGTGCAGGATGCGTTCATGGCGTCCGACCACATGATCGTGGTGGCGACCATGGCGTTCGGCATGGGCGTGGACAAGGCCGACATTCGGCACGTCTACCACTACAACCTGCCCAAGGGTCTCGAAAGCTACATGCAGGAAATCGGGCGGGCGGGCCGCGACGGGGCACCGGCGCAGTGCGAGCTGTTCGCCTGCACCGACGACGTCACGACACTCGAGAACTTCTCCTACGGCGACACACCCACGCAGGCGGCCATCGACGCGCTGCTGACCGAGTTCCTGGACGGCGCTGAGCAATTCGACATCTCGGTGGACGAGCTGTCACAACAGTACGACGTGCGTCCCCTCGTCGTCGAAACGCTGCTGGCCTACCTGGAGCTCGAGCACGTGATCCACGCCACCGGGCCGTTCTACACGACGTTCAAGTTCCAGCCGCGGCGGCCGACACAGGAGATCCTGCGCGGCTTCGATGCGGAGCGTGCCGCGTTCCTGCGGGGCGTCCTGCAGCATGCGCGCCAGGGACGCACCTGGTTCACGCTCGAGGTCGACGAGGTCAGTCGCACGCTCGGCGAGCCGCGCGAGCGCATCGTCAAAGCGCTCAGCTACCTGGAGGAAAAAGGCGACCTGGTGCTGGAAGCCACCGGACTGCGCCACGGCTACCGTCGGGCGCGCGGGTCCAGTGACCGTGCCGCGCTGGCAGCAGCGCTGGCCACGCGCTTCATGCGCCGGGAAGAGCACGACGTCGCGCGCATCCGCCGCGTGTGCGCGTGGGCCGCACATGACGGGTGCTTGACGCAGCATCTGCTGGAGTACTTTGGCGAGAAGCGCAACGCCTGCGGGCATTGTGCGCGCTGTGACGGTGAAGCCGCCCGTCCGCTGCCGCTGACACACCGGAATCCGGTGCGCGAGCCGGAAGCAGCGCGCCTGCGCGCGCTCCGCGCCGAAAAGCACGCCGCACTGGCCACGCCCCGGCAGCTCGCCCGGTTTCTTTGCGGTCTGTCGTCACCGGCAACCACGCGGGCCAGGCTGCGCACGCACCCCGCGTTCGGCCTGCTCGAGACAACACCGTTCCAGGAGGTGCTGGCGTTCGTGGAGCAGCACAGCGCGGAGCGCGTGCCCGCGGCCGCATCGGATCGACGACCCACGCCCGGCACGGCGCCGCAGCCCCGGCGCGCTGCAGCGCGAGGCTGACACGGCTGGCGATTACCGCGCCGCGTGCGGCGACACGACAGGTCGGCACCACACGCCGCCCGCCGCCAATGCAGCCACGGCGTAGGCCACCGCGGCCAGGATGACCACGGCGCGATAGCCGGCCGTCATCGCCACGGCGATCGCCGCCGAAGTCGCGACGACCGACGCGACGCCGTTCACGCCCCATCCCCAGCAGACCCACTCGGGACGCTGCCGGTCCAGTACACGTATCGCAGCCGGCATGGGCAGGCCCATGCAGAACCCCGCCGCCAGCGCGACAATTAGTAAGCTCAGCAGCCCCTCCCAAGCCGCGGCAGCAGGCGCCCAGCCCACCAGCCGCAACAAGACGACCAGCGCAGCCACCGCGGCCGGCGCCAGCCACAGGTGCCGCCGGACGAGCCGCAGCCCCGTGAGGCTGCCCAGCCCGCTGACCACCAGCAACCCGCCGATCACCAACGCGCTCGCGCGGACCGGATCGCCGATCCAGTGAATCGCCCGGCTAATCAGCGCCATCTCCACCGCCATGAACCCGCAGCCGATGCCGGCGAAGTAGAGGATCATTCCCAGCAGTGCGACGCCGGAGCGCGGCGCATCGGTCGCGCCGCCTCCCGGGTTGTCCGCTACTGGCGTGCGAACCCGGCGCCAGCGCAATTGCCAAATCAGCAGCGGGACCAAAACCAACAGAAGCGCCGCGCCCGTCCCGACCACCAGCGAGACATACAGGAACAGCCGCCCGATCTCCGCCCGAGTTAGCCACAGATCGCCGTACGCCGCCCGTAACGCCGGCAGCGCCGCCGGTTTGTAGAAGTCCCAGAAGAACGGCTGGTCATCGTGCGTCGGCCGGACATTCAACAACCACGCGTCGAAGAAGTGTACGCGGCGCGGTGACAGAATCTCCGCGGCAGCGAAATGCAGCCAGTCCACCGGCGCGCCGGGCGGACCGCTCAACGCGTCCGGCTGGTTGACCTCGTCAGGCGGCAAGCCGTCGTACCACACCGGCGTCAGGTTGAAATCGTGAATCGCGGTCCGCAACGTTTCGCGGCGCGCATCGGTCAACGGCGACCGCGCGGCCAGCGTGCATACGCCGAGGTAGTCGCGGACCTGGATCATGTGCCGCGCCGGCTCGGTTACGCCAATCGACTCCAGCGCGGCAACCAGCGTGGCAAACAGGCGGATGTTTTCGCGCGCCGGTTCCTGAACACCGCGGGCAACGGCCACCAAGCCGTCATCACGCAGCGCGCGGAGACACGCGGCCAGCCCCTCCACCGTCGCCAGATGATCCTCAGCCAGCCCCCGCACGCCAGCGCTGCCGACGCCCAATCCCTCCAGCGCGACGATCTGGATCAGGTCGTAGCGCGAGTCTGACAGCGATGCAAGGAACTGGCGCGGATCCTGAGCCATCACGCGGATGGCCGGAGCGTCGTACACCCCACCACCCCAGCGGCGCACCAGCGCGACCACGCCCGCATTGGGTTGTACGACGTCGATGCCTACCGCTTCCCGCCGCCGCGCGAGCCACACATTCGCGCCGCCCGTTTCGCCGAGCAGCAGTACGCGCGGCGCGCCCTCGATCAGCCGATACGGCAGCGCCATCAGCGTGCCGTCCAGCACACCGGCCTGTTCCGCCGACGTGATGCGCAGCACCGAGCCGGCCGGGTCGCCGTTGACGACCAAGCTGTACATCGGCGGCGGGGCTTCCCGCAGCGCCAGGAACGGCAGGTCGTGAAACAGCGGACTTTCGTAGAGCTCGACGTAGCCATGCGGATCGGCACGGCGATCCACGCGTTGTGCGGAGCCCTGCGCCGCGAGGCGCCGCAGGTGGGCAGCGTATTTGTACTCGTCATAGCGCGGCACCAGCGGCCAGACGATTTCCGCGCTTAGCGCCACTGCCGCCAGGACGAGCACGGGCCAGATGTGTCGCGGCGCCCGCCGCTGCAGCGCCGCAGCCAGCGCCCCGCCACCCGCCAGGGCCAGGGCCGGCCAGTATCCCTGCTCCGCGCCGCACGTGGCCCCCAGCGCCGCCGCCAGTAGCGCGCCGGCGCCGCTGCCGAACAGGTTGCCGGCGTACACGCGCCCCACGCGCTCCCCTGCCGTCAGCAGCGCCGCCCCGAGAAACAGCGCCCCCACCAGAAACGGCACAAGCACCACCAGCCAGTACAGGACCCACCAGCGCGCCTGCAGCCACAAGTCCCCCGGAATGAAACGCGCGCTCACCGGCAGGACGGCCGCGACTCGTGGCATGCACATGAGCGCCGCAAACAGGCCGCACGCCAGCCAGTACAGGGCCCGAGCCGGCCACGCTCGTACGCGGCGTTCGACCAGTGCCAGCACACTGCCGCTGGCCCCGAAACCCAGCAGCGCCGCGCTGATGACCAGGTACCCGAAATGGTGCCAATGCTCGAGCAACAGGCGGCGCATGAGCGCGACTTCATAGGCAATGACCCCCGCACTGATCAGCGCCACAGCCACGCTGAGCGCGGCCCCGCCCCCGGATGCAGCCCGGCTCGCCGGCCCCGGCCTCATTTCGCCTGCATCTTGCCCGTCATGGGCACGAAACGTACCGGGATGATCGTCCGGCTGCGACGCCCGCCGTCTGCCTGCTTCGTGAGCACGATCAGTCGCTGCGTTTCGTACACGCCGCCGATCGGAATCACCATGCGGCCGCCAGGCTTGAGCTGGTCCCACAGCGGTGGCGGCACGTGACCGGCCGCGCACGTCACGATGATGCCGTCGAATGGCCCCGCTTCGGCCCAGCCATCGTAGCCGTCGGCGCACCGTGTCTGGATCGTCTTGTACCCCAGCCGCGCCAGCCGCTCCGCCGCCTGTTTGAGCAACGGCTCGATGATCTCGAGCGAATAAACGTAGGGCGTCAGGTCAGCCAGCACCGCCGCCTGATAGCCCGAGCCCGTGCCGATCTCGAGCACCTTCGCACCCGGCTTGAGATCGAGCAGCTCGGTCATCAGCCCCACGATGTACGGCTGCGAGATCGTCTGGCCATGCCCGATCGGCAGCGGCGTGTCGTCGTAGGCGCTGCGTCGCCGCTCATCGGGGACGAATTCGTGGCGCGGGACCGCGCGCATCGCCGCCAGGACGGGCTCAGCCCGGACGGGATCGCGAAAGGCATCGTCCCCGGCGATCTGCGTGGCGACCATGGCGTCGCGCTCGCGCTGCCGGTCGGTCACCCGCGGCCGGGGCCACTCCAGCCGGCCATCGGCGTCGCGCGTCACCAGCGGCAGCTCCGCGGTCGGTTGAGTGGCCGCCGGCTGCGTCGTGGCCACACCCGGCGAAGCCGGCCGGCTGTCGGTGGGCACCTCCGGCACCTGCGCGCAGACGCTGCGCGGCAGAAGCGACCATTCCGGCCCGATAACGACCAGTAACGCGGTGGCCACCACGACGCGGCAAGGTCGCGCCTGAAGTCGCCGGCCCCCACTGGATGCAGGAACTCCAGGTCCGCCC
This sequence is a window from Phycisphaerae bacterium. Protein-coding genes within it:
- the valS gene encoding valine--tRNA ligase; this translates as MSTGGSYDPHAVESEIYEFWEAGNYFHARVNPDKRPFVIDIPLPNVTGALHLGHALNNTLQDILTRHARMRGYEALWMPGMDHAGIATQAVVERRLKEEQNLTRHDLGREGLVKKIWEWKEQYGERILSQLRGMGFSCDWERTRFTLDEVCARAVYEVFFRWFKDGLIYRGTRLVNWDAFLQTAVADDEIVHETVKGHLWHYRYPILPASVAADPRVGRSLPEDVARTALAQAVVPNARLGVDYLTIATTRPETMLGDTALAVHPDDERYQHLIGRYCLLPLVNRAIPIIADDILVKKEFGTGCVKVTPGHDPNDYAFGQRHPEAAAINILTPDGKINQNGGSYKGLDRYDARKKVVADLEALGLMEKIEPYVTEVGHSDRSKTPIEPMLSEQWFVKMGDLAEMAMEAVRDGRVQFFPARYAQMYLDWLGEKRDWCISRQLWWGHRIPVWTLRGTAVDTFLKRCDRHELTEQLNRYIAGGLLAHQVLTERGITPHAGVFEIHSARIHSYFCPAPHFIAEFETFAQSIGMERDPDVLDTWFSSALWPFSTLGWPHDDRDQGNEGSRDQGGPAPGAGLDPSIPRSPAPSRADFDYFFPTNTLVTGRGIITLWVARMVITSLYFTKRVPFQHVHIHPIIQDGQGRTMSKSLGNGVDPLDIIALYGTDALRFTMAQMDTETQDVRMPVKPVKLPDGRQVNSSEKFELGRNFCNKIWQAATGFVFPNIEGIKGSRDQGNKGATALEQCSGAADGNGWPRPLRPDELAIEDRWILSRLGGCIAEVDRRLARYQISEVANTLYSFFWSDFCDWYVELVKPRLFGKDDAGVVQVHTDDSANAARQVLTCVLDRALRLLHPIVPFLTEALWQQLNERAPQRGVTEIRPGEPALIKAAWPDASAFRREPEVEREMEALQDIIRALRDTLARINTSRAAAKTPAIGKIPHAVLRTDPAISEGLRDQIAVIRRLGRCEQLEIGADVTKPPESATQVLRGVEVYVPLRGLMDLDAERRRLQKDLDELRGHSERLAGKLSNEGFVAKAPAAVVEQERARLAEMKDRLASIERNLADLQ
- a CDS encoding DUF2961 domain-containing protein, with amino-acid sequence MLLGLLWLAGAFAPAGDLDDLARPQEGRSRRATSSHRRGPDGKYDPHGELDPDSNSDNQSVPPGVTKVLLDEQGPGVITHIWMTFLGPEPQDWAKNGSANHQEMLLRIYYDGRERPGVEAPVGDFFANGFGQRRAVISVPVVVEDADSYNCFWRMPFRKSIRIEIVNESEKPISLLYYNIDWIKLNTLPDDTPYFYAQYRQEYPVVGGRDYLILETQGKGHYVGTVLSVRTRSPSWFGEGDEKIYIDGESKASIWGTGTEDYFLSAWGLQTTSTPYFGTPYFDQWGVVGSRTCAYRWHIHDPLVFNTGIKVTIEHYGWISPDENPEYKTHSWNERQDDYSSVAFWYQQGEPTFAARAPHARDRTLPNLDTIFYAADVPGGVRHGDGVTEVQQLLGYTKGQVLYRPSQVANAWIEIPFTVEEKAPFRLLLNMTRSNDFGQYQATLNGVKLGGPLDFYKADTDNWEYHLLDFWPDPGEYVLRLECVGKHNVSTGYYLGIESVRLRERRPRVLEWGHEKDHDWRQGPKLYQ
- a CDS encoding RecQ family ATP-dependent DNA helicase gives rise to the protein MADGVHERVARPSAPRTAGSTANPAPALTPAVIQRGSAESRARAAPTGHGASAGFAANRATPRGEPAPAAASAQARDVLKRVFGFDQFRNGQEAVVTRLCAGDNVLAVFPTGGGKSLCYELPALLLDGLTVVISPLIALMKDQVEFLTAHAVPAARLDSSLNHEAARAVYSDLGAGRLKLLYVSPERFGSERFVHLLQRRRIALLAIDEAHCISEWGHNFRPDYLKLARLAKELRVARVLALTATATPVVAADIAREFGIAAENIVHTGFYRPNLRLRVTPCAAEERPQLLLARLRAQPPGPTIVYVTLQRTAEEVAQRLSAAGFTARAYHAGMEADARHAVQDAFMASDHMIVVATMAFGMGVDKADIRHVYHYNLPKGLESYMQEIGRAGRDGAPAQCELFACTDDVTTLENFSYGDTPTQAAIDALLTEFLDGAEQFDISVDELSQQYDVRPLVVETLLAYLELEHVIHATGPFYTTFKFQPRRPTQEILRGFDAERAAFLRGVLQHARQGRTWFTLEVDEVSRTLGEPRERIVKALSYLEEKGDLVLEATGLRHGYRRARGSSDRAALAAALATRFMRREEHDVARIRRVCAWAAHDGCLTQHLLEYFGEKRNACGHCARCDGEAARPLPLTHRNPVREPEAARLRALRAEKHAALATPRQLARFLCGLSSPATTRARLRTHPAFGLLETTPFQEVLAFVEQHSAERVPAAASDRRPTPGTAPQPRRAAARG
- a CDS encoding protein-L-isoaspartate(D-aspartate) O-methyltransferase, which codes for MVATQIAGDDAFRDPVRAEPVLAAMRAVPRHEFVPDERRRSAYDDTPLPIGHGQTISQPYIVGLMTELLDLKPGAKVLEIGTGSGYQAAVLADLTPYVYSLEIIEPLLKQAAERLARLGYKTIQTRCADGYDGWAEAGPFDGIIVTCAAGHVPPPLWDQLKPGGRMVIPIGGVYETQRLIVLTKQADGGRRSRTIIPVRFVPMTGKMQAK